One Streptomyces fagopyri DNA window includes the following coding sequences:
- a CDS encoding FAD-dependent monooxygenase — translation MKIACVGGGPAGLYFSILMKRQDPSHDITVHERNPAGSTYGWGVTYWAALLDKLHEGDPESARAVRANSVRWSDGVAHIGGGTTVHHGDEGFGIGRRRLLDLLAERARSLGVRVEYEHEITADRMPEADLVVACDGVNSALRDAHADGFGSDVTLGRNTYIWLGTTKVFDSFTFAFVETEHGWIWCYAYRFGDDLSTCVVECSPETRDGLGLDRADEADGLALLEKIFADVLDGHALIGREHADGSAQWLNFRTLTNRVWHRGNLVLLGDAAHTTHYSIGAGTTLALEDAIALAGALGEEPDLSAALTRYEQERRSALLSVQSAARYSARWYENLPRYVRLPAEQMFALLGQRHSPLLPYVPPQLYYRIDRAAGRLEALRRFKRWLGPRVARTVQARTRR, via the coding sequence GTGAAGATCGCGTGCGTCGGCGGCGGACCGGCCGGCCTCTACTTCTCGATCCTGATGAAGCGCCAGGACCCGTCCCACGACATCACCGTCCACGAACGCAACCCGGCCGGATCGACCTACGGCTGGGGGGTGACGTACTGGGCGGCCCTGCTCGACAAGCTCCACGAGGGGGACCCGGAGTCCGCGCGCGCGGTCCGGGCGAACTCGGTCCGCTGGAGCGACGGGGTCGCCCACATCGGTGGCGGGACGACGGTGCACCACGGCGACGAGGGGTTCGGCATCGGCCGACGACGGCTGCTCGACCTCCTCGCGGAGCGCGCGCGATCCCTGGGGGTGCGGGTCGAGTACGAACACGAGATCACCGCCGACCGGATGCCCGAGGCCGATCTCGTCGTCGCCTGCGACGGAGTCAACAGCGCCCTGCGCGACGCGCACGCCGACGGCTTCGGAAGCGACGTCACCCTCGGCCGCAACACCTACATCTGGCTCGGCACCACCAAGGTCTTCGACTCCTTCACCTTCGCCTTCGTCGAGACGGAACACGGCTGGATCTGGTGCTACGCCTACCGGTTCGGCGATGACCTCAGCACCTGCGTCGTCGAGTGCTCACCCGAGACCCGCGACGGCCTCGGTCTCGACCGGGCCGACGAGGCCGACGGTCTCGCCCTGCTGGAGAAGATCTTCGCCGACGTCCTCGACGGCCACGCCCTGATCGGGCGCGAGCACGCCGACGGCAGTGCCCAGTGGCTGAACTTCCGCACCCTGACCAACCGCGTCTGGCACCGCGGCAACCTCGTCCTGCTCGGCGACGCCGCCCACACCACGCACTACTCCATCGGCGCCGGCACCACGCTCGCGCTCGAGGACGCCATCGCCCTGGCCGGAGCCCTGGGCGAGGAGCCGGACCTGTCCGCCGCCCTGACCCGCTACGAACAGGAGCGCAGGTCCGCGCTCCTGTCGGTCCAGAGCGCCGCCCGGTACAGCGCCCGGTGGTACGAGAACCTGCCGCGGTACGTCCGCCTGCCGGCGGAGCAGATGTTCGCCCTGCTCGGTCAGCGCCACTCGCCGCTGCTCCCGTACGTACCGCCGCAGCTGTACTACCGGATCGACCGCGCGGCCGGACGGCTGGAGGCGCTGCGCCGTTTCAAACGCTGGCTGGGACCGCGCGTGGCGCGCACGGTGCAGGCCCGCACGCGCCGGTAG
- the melC2 gene encoding tyrosinase MelC2 — protein sequence MTVRKNQANLSADEKRRFVDALLQLKRSGRYDAFVTTHNAFILGDTDNGERTGHRSPSFLPWHRRFLLEFERALQSVDASVSLPYWDWSTDRSTRASLWAPDFLGGTGRSLDGRVMDGPFAAAAGNWTINVRVDSRTYLRRSLGGGVRELPTRAEVESVLGMATYDMAPWNSSSDGFRNHLEGWRGVNLHNRVHVWVGGQMATGVSPNDPVFWLHHAYIDKLWADWRRRHPGSGYLPLSGTPDVVDLGETMKPWNDVRPSDLLDHTAFYTFDVA from the coding sequence ATGACCGTACGCAAGAACCAGGCGAACCTCTCCGCCGACGAGAAGCGGCGTTTCGTCGACGCGCTCCTCCAGCTCAAGCGCAGTGGCCGCTACGACGCCTTCGTCACCACCCACAACGCCTTCATCCTCGGCGACACCGACAACGGCGAACGGACAGGCCACCGTTCACCGTCGTTCCTGCCCTGGCACCGCAGGTTCCTGCTGGAGTTCGAACGGGCCCTGCAGTCCGTGGACGCCTCCGTCTCCCTGCCGTACTGGGACTGGAGCACCGACCGTTCGACCCGCGCCTCCCTGTGGGCCCCGGACTTCCTCGGTGGCACCGGCCGGAGCCTGGACGGCCGGGTGATGGACGGTCCGTTCGCGGCCGCCGCCGGCAACTGGACGATCAATGTGCGCGTCGACAGCCGTACGTATCTGAGGCGTTCGCTCGGCGGTGGCGTCCGGGAGCTGCCGACCCGTGCGGAGGTGGAGTCCGTCCTCGGGATGGCCACGTACGACATGGCGCCGTGGAACAGTTCCTCGGACGGCTTCCGCAACCACCTCGAAGGCTGGCGCGGGGTCAACCTCCACAACCGGGTGCACGTCTGGGTCGGCGGCCAGATGGCCACCGGGGTCTCCCCCAACGACCCGGTGTTCTGGCTGCACCACGCCTACATAGACAAGCTCTGGGCCGACTGGCGCCGCCGCCACCCCGGCTCCGGATACCTGCCGCTCTCCGGTACGCCCGACGTGGTGGACCTCGGCGAGACCATGAAGCCCTGGAACGACGTGCGGCCCTCGGACCTGCTGGACCACACCGCGTTCTACACGTTCGACGTCGCCTGA
- a CDS encoding ArsR/SmtB family transcription factor, with protein MLRIHFTSDDLQNIRVARQPDPLWELMCSVCRLETGQGSLEFGHWRRSVSQRFAGDSTVGRALRPLRTLIPSTGYIPDFLTPPVTGGGLSAGLDQLLRTPRSQVVREMSRLAESRPVPTWAGSLGRPGGDALKSLANALGVYFRGVLEPHWPHIRSAVGNDVGVRSRALLDGGTQALLEGMRPMARWNAPVLEVNYPVERDLYLEGRGLLLVPSYFCWRRPTALADPGLDPVLVYPVAKTPLALADGTDDGVGRLLGRTRAAVLTEVAGQSARTTSEVAEAVGIALPSASYQIGVLRDGGLVASRRDGKYVLHTATLLGLRLLGSGPRIRVREPRPVR; from the coding sequence ATGCTCCGCATCCACTTCACGTCGGACGACCTCCAGAACATCCGAGTGGCCCGTCAACCCGATCCCTTGTGGGAACTGATGTGCAGTGTGTGCCGGCTGGAGACCGGCCAGGGATCACTCGAATTCGGACACTGGCGGCGTTCCGTCTCCCAACGGTTCGCGGGTGACTCGACCGTCGGCCGCGCACTGCGCCCCTTACGGACCCTGATTCCCTCGACCGGCTACATTCCGGATTTCCTCACCCCACCGGTCACCGGTGGGGGACTGTCCGCCGGCCTCGACCAGCTGCTGCGCACCCCGCGCTCCCAAGTGGTCCGTGAGATGTCGCGGCTGGCCGAGTCCCGCCCCGTGCCGACCTGGGCCGGCTCGCTGGGCCGCCCGGGCGGCGACGCGCTCAAGTCGCTGGCGAACGCCCTGGGCGTCTACTTCCGAGGCGTGCTCGAACCGCACTGGCCGCACATCCGCTCGGCGGTGGGCAACGATGTCGGGGTGCGCTCCCGCGCCCTGCTCGACGGCGGCACCCAGGCGCTGCTCGAAGGCATGCGTCCGATGGCGCGCTGGAACGCGCCGGTGCTCGAAGTGAACTACCCCGTCGAGCGCGACCTGTATCTGGAGGGCCGGGGACTGCTCCTCGTCCCCTCCTACTTCTGCTGGCGCCGGCCCACGGCACTGGCGGACCCCGGTCTCGACCCCGTGCTCGTCTACCCGGTGGCGAAGACACCCCTCGCCCTCGCGGACGGCACCGACGACGGGGTCGGACGCCTGCTGGGCCGCACCCGAGCGGCCGTACTGACCGAGGTGGCCGGACAGAGCGCCCGCACCACCTCCGAGGTCGCCGAGGCCGTGGGGATCGCGCTGCCCAGCGCCAGCTACCAGATCGGCGTACTGCGCGACGGTGGCCTCGTGGCCAGCCGTCGCGACGGCAAGTACGTCCTGCACACGGCCACCCTGCTGGGCCTGCGGCTGCTCGGCTCCGGCCCCCGGATCCGGGTGCGGGAGCCGCGCCCCGTGCGGTGA
- a CDS encoding epoxide hydrolase family protein, whose product MTSADSPRIEPFTVEFPQSDLDDLRQRLDRVRWPDELPGVGWAYGVPREYLRELVRYWRHTYDWRAAQDRLNEWPQFTTEIDGARIHFAHIRSPEPGATPLIMTHGWPGSIVEFTGVVGPLTDPRAHGGDPADAFHLVVPSIPGFGLSGPTRDTGWEFRRVAAAFAELMTRLGYPRFGAQGGDWGGAISRELGRAFPERLIGVHLNLLPGSSALTEPTDAELSALSPEERERTLTSWRRAQEWRRDEAGYAELQSTRPQTLSYALTDSPVGQLAWIVEKFRQWTDAEDRPEEAVDRDLMLTNVMLYWLTGTAGSSARIYYERAHADYQGAQPGISTAPTALAVFPHEPQVPLRHIADRTNDIVRWTEFDRGGHFAAAEQPELLAGDVRAFFRSLRASAHSESAAGRES is encoded by the coding sequence ATGACGTCCGCAGACAGCCCTCGCATCGAACCGTTCACCGTCGAATTTCCGCAGAGCGACCTCGACGACCTTCGTCAGCGCCTCGACCGCGTCCGCTGGCCCGACGAACTGCCCGGAGTCGGCTGGGCGTACGGCGTGCCCCGGGAGTACCTGCGGGAGCTCGTACGGTACTGGCGGCACACCTACGACTGGCGGGCGGCGCAGGACCGGCTGAACGAGTGGCCGCAGTTCACGACGGAGATCGACGGTGCCCGGATCCACTTCGCGCACATCCGCTCGCCGGAGCCCGGGGCGACCCCGCTGATCATGACGCACGGCTGGCCCGGCTCGATCGTCGAGTTCACCGGCGTCGTGGGCCCGTTGACCGACCCGCGTGCGCACGGCGGTGATCCGGCCGACGCGTTCCATCTGGTGGTGCCGAGCATTCCGGGGTTCGGACTCTCCGGGCCGACCCGGGACACCGGCTGGGAGTTCCGGCGGGTGGCGGCCGCGTTCGCCGAGCTGATGACGCGGCTCGGCTACCCGCGGTTCGGCGCCCAGGGCGGGGACTGGGGCGGCGCCATCTCCCGTGAGCTGGGCCGGGCCTTCCCCGAACGGTTGATCGGCGTCCATCTCAATCTGCTGCCCGGCTCGTCGGCGCTCACCGAACCGACCGACGCGGAACTGTCCGCGCTGAGCCCCGAGGAGCGCGAGCGCACCCTCACCTCGTGGCGGCGCGCCCAGGAGTGGCGCCGGGACGAAGCCGGGTACGCCGAGCTCCAGTCGACCCGGCCGCAGACCCTCAGCTACGCGCTCACCGACTCGCCCGTGGGCCAACTCGCTTGGATCGTGGAGAAGTTCAGGCAGTGGACGGACGCCGAGGACCGCCCGGAGGAAGCCGTCGACCGGGACCTGATGCTGACGAACGTGATGCTGTACTGGCTCACCGGCACGGCCGGGTCCTCGGCCCGCATCTACTACGAGCGGGCGCACGCGGACTACCAGGGTGCCCAGCCCGGCATCTCGACCGCGCCGACCGCGCTGGCGGTCTTCCCGCACGAGCCCCAAGTCCCGTTGCGGCACATCGCGGACCGCACGAACGACATCGTGCGGTGGACGGAGTTCGACCGGGGCGGCCATTTCGCCGCGGCCGAGCAGCCGGAACTCCTGGCCGGTGACGTACGGGCCTTCTTCAGGTCGCTGCGCGCCTCTGCCCACAGCGAATCTGCCGCGGGCCGAGAAAGCTGA
- a CDS encoding nitroreductase/quinone reductase family protein has product MSRYPELKYRTVTAFQRRIGNPLLRRLPVQTLLETTGRTSGLPRRTPVGGRLTGREFWFVSEYGERSQYVRNIKADPRVRIRVRGRWYAGVAQLMPGDDARARIRSLPRFNSAAVRVMGAGLMTVRVDVTG; this is encoded by the coding sequence ATGTCCCGCTACCCCGAGTTGAAGTACCGGACGGTCACCGCGTTCCAGCGGCGGATCGGCAATCCGCTGCTGCGGCGGCTGCCGGTGCAGACCCTGCTGGAGACCACCGGGCGCACCTCGGGTCTGCCGCGCCGGACACCCGTCGGCGGCCGTCTGACGGGGCGGGAGTTCTGGTTCGTCAGCGAGTACGGGGAGCGGTCGCAGTACGTGCGGAACATCAAGGCGGATCCTCGGGTACGGATCCGGGTCAGGGGCCGGTGGTACGCCGGCGTCGCCCAGCTGATGCCCGGGGACGACGCCCGTGCGCGAATCAGGAGTCTGCCGCGGTTCAACAGCGCGGCGGTCCGCGTGATGGGCGCGGGACTGATGACGGTACGGGTCGACGTCACCGGTTGA
- a CDS encoding LysR family transcriptional regulator: MDLDLRKVRYFVTVAELLHFGRAAERLHISQPVLSRQIRALEKDLDAELFLRDSHQVRLTRAGVQLLDDARLLLASADAARQRAHQASRGPRRLVVGFRAGIVVTRALRAFGALHPAVEVKARRVEWDDQEQLILDGSVDLAYVRRPVREEGLTLLPLYSEPRVAMLPEGHRLAGKQELALTDLDDENWLRYADPRPGDVPIRTIEEKFESVAAGTGITLVPHSVAEQYSRPDITYVPVPDAEPDQVLLAWESGRRSTLIAAFAEVAADLPAGG, encoded by the coding sequence ATGGACCTCGACCTGCGCAAGGTCCGCTACTTCGTGACCGTCGCGGAGCTGCTGCACTTCGGACGCGCCGCCGAGCGCCTGCACATCTCCCAGCCGGTGCTCAGCCGTCAGATCCGGGCACTGGAGAAGGACTTGGACGCCGAGCTGTTCCTCCGGGACAGCCATCAGGTGAGGCTGACCCGGGCGGGAGTTCAACTCCTCGACGACGCACGCCTGTTGCTCGCGTCCGCCGACGCGGCCCGGCAGCGCGCCCACCAAGCCTCCCGCGGCCCCCGCCGCCTGGTCGTCGGCTTCCGCGCCGGGATCGTCGTCACCCGGGCGCTGCGTGCGTTCGGTGCGCTGCACCCGGCGGTGGAGGTCAAGGCACGCCGCGTCGAATGGGACGACCAGGAGCAGCTGATCCTGGACGGCTCCGTCGACCTGGCCTACGTCCGCCGGCCGGTCCGGGAGGAGGGCCTGACGCTGCTGCCGCTGTACAGCGAACCCAGGGTGGCGATGCTGCCGGAGGGCCACCGGCTCGCCGGCAAGCAGGAGCTCGCGCTCACCGACCTCGACGACGAGAACTGGCTGCGCTACGCCGACCCGCGCCCCGGGGACGTACCGATCCGCACCATCGAGGAGAAGTTCGAGTCCGTCGCCGCCGGGACCGGTATCACGCTGGTCCCGCACTCGGTCGCCGAGCAGTATTCGCGGCCGGACATCACCTACGTACCCGTGCCGGACGCCGAGCCCGACCAGGTGCTGCTGGCCTGGGAGTCCGGCCGTCGCTCGACCCTGATCGCGGCGTTCGCCGAGGTGGCGGCGGACCTCCCGGCCGGTGGCTGA
- a CDS encoding zinc-binding alcohol dehydrogenase family protein: MRAWVVARPGPIEREPLRFVERPVPVPRSDELLVHVRACGVCRTDLHVSEGDLPVRRPQVTPGHEVVGVVASAGEDVRGFMAGDRVGVAWLRRTDGTCAYCARGAENLCPASEYTGWDADGGYAEYTTVPAAFAHRLPDGMDDVASAPLLCAGIIGHRALLRTALPPGGRLGLYGFGGSAHLCAQLALARGATVHVLTRDPAARRLALELGAASARGAYDEPPEPLDGAILFAPVGDLVPVALRALDRGGILAVAGIHLSDTPPLRYESELFYEKELRSVTSNTREDGRDLLKLAARHGIRATTHTYPLSQAQRALQDLKAGRFDGAAVLVNDLPPRH; encoded by the coding sequence ATGCGCGCGTGGGTGGTGGCCCGACCCGGGCCGATCGAGCGGGAACCGCTGCGCTTCGTGGAGCGACCGGTGCCGGTGCCCCGGTCCGACGAACTCCTCGTGCACGTCCGGGCCTGCGGGGTGTGCCGCACCGACCTGCATGTCAGCGAGGGCGACCTGCCGGTGCGCCGCCCCCAGGTGACACCCGGCCACGAGGTCGTCGGCGTGGTCGCCTCGGCGGGTGAGGACGTGCGCGGCTTCATGGCGGGCGACCGGGTGGGCGTCGCCTGGCTGCGCCGTACGGACGGCACCTGCGCGTACTGCGCGCGAGGGGCCGAGAATCTCTGTCCGGCCTCGGAGTACACCGGCTGGGACGCCGACGGCGGCTACGCGGAGTACACGACCGTGCCTGCGGCCTTCGCCCACCGGCTGCCCGACGGCATGGACGACGTCGCGTCGGCACCGCTGCTGTGCGCGGGCATCATCGGGCACCGCGCCCTGCTGCGGACGGCGCTGCCGCCGGGTGGGCGGCTCGGACTGTACGGCTTCGGCGGCAGCGCTCATCTGTGCGCTCAGCTGGCCCTCGCGCGGGGTGCCACCGTGCACGTCCTGACCCGTGACCCCGCCGCCCGTCGGCTCGCACTCGAACTCGGGGCCGCCTCCGCGCGCGGCGCGTACGACGAACCGCCCGAGCCCCTGGACGGCGCGATCCTGTTCGCGCCGGTCGGCGACCTGGTCCCGGTCGCCCTGCGCGCGCTCGACCGGGGCGGCATCCTGGCGGTCGCCGGGATCCATCTGAGCGACACCCCGCCGCTGCGCTACGAGAGCGAGCTGTTCTACGAGAAGGAACTGCGCAGCGTCACCTCCAACACGCGGGAGGACGGGCGGGACCTCCTGAAGCTCGCGGCCCGGCACGGAATCCGCGCCACGACTCACACCTACCCCCTGTCCCAGGCGCAGCGGGCCCTCCAGGATCTCAAGGCGGGCCGCTTCGACGGAGCGGCCGTCCTCGTGAACGACCTGCCGCCGCGCCACTGA
- a CDS encoding glycoside hydrolase family 19 protein — translation MSKRRLSALLAAIVVGTAAPVLLPAAGASAASCSSYPNWVAGRSYAAGNIVRYTDGKAYIAEHDNPGYDPVISTWYWEPYACDSGSTNPSGFVVSEAQFNQMFPNRNSFYSYNGLKNALSSYPGFANTGSDTVKKQEAAAFLANVNHETGGLVYVVEQNTANYPHYCDWSQPYGCPAGQSAYYGRGPIQLSWNFNYKAAGDALGIDLLGNPNLVQTDASVAWKTGLWYWNTQSGPGTMTPHNAMVNSAGFGQTIRSINGSLECDGRNPAQVQSRVDAYQRFVQILGTSAGANLYC, via the coding sequence GTGTCGAAGCGCCGCCTCTCCGCCCTCCTGGCCGCGATCGTGGTCGGAACAGCCGCCCCGGTCCTGCTGCCGGCAGCAGGAGCTTCCGCCGCGTCCTGTTCTAGCTATCCGAACTGGGTGGCCGGCAGGTCGTACGCCGCCGGCAACATCGTCCGCTACACCGACGGCAAGGCCTACATCGCCGAGCACGACAACCCGGGCTACGACCCCGTCATCAGCACCTGGTACTGGGAGCCGTACGCCTGCGACAGCGGCTCCACGAACCCCTCCGGCTTCGTCGTGAGCGAGGCGCAGTTCAACCAGATGTTCCCGAACCGGAACTCCTTCTACAGCTACAACGGCCTCAAGAACGCGCTGAGTTCCTACCCGGGCTTCGCCAACACCGGGAGCGACACCGTCAAGAAGCAGGAGGCCGCGGCCTTCCTCGCCAACGTCAACCACGAGACCGGCGGACTGGTCTACGTCGTGGAGCAGAACACCGCCAACTACCCGCACTACTGCGACTGGAGCCAGCCCTACGGCTGCCCGGCCGGCCAGTCCGCGTACTACGGGCGGGGCCCGATCCAGCTCAGCTGGAACTTCAACTACAAGGCCGCGGGCGACGCGCTCGGCATCGACCTGCTGGGCAATCCCAACCTGGTCCAGACCGACGCCTCCGTCGCCTGGAAGACGGGACTCTGGTACTGGAACACGCAGTCGGGCCCCGGCACCATGACGCCGCACAACGCGATGGTCAACAGTGCCGGATTCGGCCAGACCATCCGGAGCATCAACGGCTCCCTGGAGTGCGACGGCAGGAACCCCGCGCAGGTCCAGAGCCGTGTGGACGCCTACCAGCGGTTCGTACAGATCCTGGGCACCTCGGCGGGCGCCAACCTCTACTGCTGA
- a CDS encoding ribonuclease H family protein — protein sequence MIGAMLERVVAACDGASKGNPGPAGWAWVVADGEETPTRWEAGPLGRATNNVAELTALERLLTAMAPEVPLEIRMDSQYAMKAVTTWLPGWKRKGWKTASGKPVANQELVARIDELLGGRSVEFRYVPAHQVDGDRLNDFADRAASQAAVVQQPAGSDLGSPEPPASPDTPASGAVRRRATAKTPRQGAPAARQGASVRTIKAKFPGRCVCGRSYATGESIAKNDQGWGHPECRTSETSDA from the coding sequence ATGATCGGGGCCATGCTTGAACGCGTTGTGGCCGCCTGTGACGGGGCTTCGAAGGGAAACCCGGGACCGGCCGGATGGGCGTGGGTCGTCGCCGACGGCGAGGAGACGCCGACCCGCTGGGAGGCCGGGCCACTGGGCAGGGCGACGAACAATGTCGCCGAACTCACCGCGCTGGAGCGCCTGTTGACCGCGATGGCGCCGGAGGTCCCGCTCGAGATCCGGATGGACTCGCAGTACGCGATGAAGGCCGTCACGACCTGGCTGCCCGGCTGGAAGCGCAAGGGATGGAAGACGGCCTCCGGCAAGCCGGTCGCCAACCAGGAACTCGTCGCGCGCATCGACGAACTCCTCGGCGGCCGCTCCGTGGAGTTCCGCTACGTCCCCGCCCACCAGGTCGACGGCGACCGGCTGAACGACTTCGCCGACCGAGCGGCGAGCCAGGCCGCCGTGGTCCAGCAGCCGGCCGGCAGCGACCTCGGCTCCCCGGAGCCGCCGGCGTCCCCGGACACGCCCGCCTCGGGCGCCGTCCGTCGCCGCGCCACGGCCAAGACGCCCCGGCAGGGCGCGCCGGCCGCACGGCAGGGCGCGTCGGTCCGCACGATCAAGGCCAAGTTCCCCGGCCGCTGCGTGTGCGGCCGTTCGTACGCGACGGGTGAGTCCATCGCCAAGAACGACCAGGGCTGGGGACATCCCGAGTGCCGTACATCCGAGACGAGCGACGCCTAG
- a CDS encoding SDR family oxidoreductase, translated as MDLRGQRVVVIGGTAGIGFAVAEASAREGAGVVVASRRRESVDAALKGLPDGAEGHTLDATDEDALRAFFGRVGEFDHLVYTAGESLLMGSLAESDLGQARRFLDTRLWGAYAAVKYGAASIRPGGSVVLTTGTAGRRPLPGTSVAASLCGAMESLARALALELAPVRVNAVSPGVVRTELWRDLAEEERDGLFRTSAESLPVGRVGTAEDVAEAYLYLMRGGYSTGSVVVVDGGGVLV; from the coding sequence ATGGACCTGCGAGGACAGCGCGTCGTCGTCATCGGCGGCACGGCCGGGATCGGGTTCGCGGTCGCCGAGGCGAGCGCGCGGGAGGGCGCCGGGGTGGTCGTCGCCTCGCGGCGGCGGGAGAGCGTGGACGCCGCGCTGAAGGGGCTGCCTGACGGCGCCGAGGGGCACACCCTCGACGCCACCGACGAGGACGCGTTGCGCGCCTTCTTCGGGCGGGTCGGGGAATTCGACCACCTCGTCTACACGGCCGGTGAGTCCCTGCTGATGGGGAGCCTCGCGGAGTCGGATCTCGGGCAGGCCCGGCGTTTCCTGGACACGCGTCTGTGGGGAGCGTACGCGGCGGTGAAGTACGGCGCCGCCTCCATCCGGCCGGGCGGTTCGGTGGTGCTGACCACCGGGACGGCGGGTCGGCGCCCCCTGCCGGGTACGAGCGTGGCGGCGAGTCTGTGCGGAGCGATGGAGTCGCTGGCGCGCGCTCTCGCCCTGGAGCTGGCACCGGTCCGGGTGAACGCGGTCTCGCCGGGCGTGGTCCGCACCGAACTCTGGCGTGACCTGGCCGAAGAGGAACGGGACGGGCTGTTCCGGACCTCCGCCGAGTCCCTTCCGGTGGGCCGGGTGGGCACGGCGGAGGACGTCGCGGAGGCGTATCTGTACCTGATGCGCGGCGGCTACAGCACGGGATCCGTCGTGGTCGTGGACGGCGGTGGCGTCCTGGTCTGA
- a CDS encoding VOC family protein, translated as MAVQPEGTPCWADAMFSDVEGAKSFYGDVLGWTFGESSSEYGNYTQAYANGKAVAAVVPPMPGQEGQSAWCLYLASPDADATAAKIRSHGGEVLMDPMKVGDFGSMLIARDPAGAVFGVWQAGRHEGFEARAVPGAYCWAEIFTREPGRTDAFFPAVFGYHAKQLEDSAVDFRLYDLGQDPVLGRMRMTDEFPPEVPSYVNVYFTVDDCDAAVARATERGAILRFGPMTSPFGRFAALSDPQGAAFSVIDVATTEGSMPKATEVT; from the coding sequence ATGGCCGTACAGCCCGAGGGAACGCCCTGTTGGGCGGACGCGATGTTCAGTGATGTCGAGGGAGCGAAGAGCTTCTACGGTGACGTGCTCGGCTGGACGTTCGGCGAGTCGTCCTCGGAGTACGGCAACTACACGCAGGCGTACGCGAACGGCAAGGCGGTGGCCGCCGTCGTCCCGCCGATGCCCGGCCAGGAGGGGCAGTCCGCCTGGTGCCTCTATCTCGCGTCACCGGACGCGGACGCCACCGCCGCGAAGATCCGCTCGCACGGCGGCGAGGTCCTGATGGACCCGATGAAGGTCGGCGACTTCGGTTCGATGCTGATCGCCCGTGACCCGGCCGGCGCCGTGTTCGGAGTGTGGCAGGCCGGCCGTCACGAGGGCTTCGAGGCGCGCGCCGTGCCCGGCGCCTACTGCTGGGCGGAGATCTTCACCCGCGAGCCGGGGAGGACGGACGCCTTCTTCCCGGCCGTCTTCGGCTACCACGCGAAGCAGCTGGAGGACTCCGCCGTCGACTTCCGGCTCTACGACCTCGGGCAGGACCCGGTCCTCGGCCGTATGAGGATGACGGACGAGTTCCCGCCCGAGGTCCCCTCGTACGTCAACGTCTATTTCACCGTCGACGACTGCGACGCGGCGGTCGCCAGGGCGACCGAGCGCGGCGCGATCCTCCGCTTCGGCCCGATGACCAGCCCGTTCGGCCGGTTCGCCGCGCTGAGCGACCCCCAGGGCGCGGCGTTCTCCGTGATCGACGTCGCCACGACCGAGGGCTCGATGCCGAAAGCGACCGAGGTGACCTGA
- the melC1 gene encoding apotyrosinase chaperone MelC1, with translation MPELTRRRALGAAAALAAVAGGQALTATAPASASTPAAGHHDGPEPFDEVYRGRRIEGRAAAGGHHHGGGYGVFVDGVELHVMQNADGSWISVVSHYDPVATPRAAARAAVVELQGAPLVPLG, from the coding sequence ATGCCGGAACTCACTCGTCGCCGTGCGCTCGGGGCCGCGGCCGCCCTCGCCGCCGTGGCCGGCGGCCAGGCGCTCACCGCCACCGCACCGGCCTCGGCGTCGACGCCGGCCGCCGGGCACCACGACGGACCCGAGCCCTTCGACGAGGTCTACCGGGGCCGCCGGATCGAGGGCCGGGCCGCGGCCGGCGGTCACCATCACGGCGGCGGCTACGGCGTGTTCGTCGACGGCGTGGAACTGCACGTGATGCAGAACGCGGACGGCAGCTGGATCAGCGTCGTCAGCCACTACGACCCGGTGGCCACCCCGCGCGCCGCCGCCCGCGCCGCGGTCGTGGAGTTGCAGGGGGCACCGCTCGTCCCGCTCGGCTGA
- a CDS encoding VOC family protein, with translation MSAEGFTTCLWFDGRAEEAAHYYVSFFKNSRLGRVGRYTEAGPGPAGSVLAAEFVANGQRFVALNGGPQFTFDEAISFQIHCADQEEVDHYWDRFVEDGGEAGPCGWVKDKYGLSWQVVPSRLIDLISDPDAEKAARTTQAMLGMSKLDIAALEKAYAGE, from the coding sequence ATGTCCGCCGAGGGTTTCACCACGTGTCTGTGGTTCGACGGCCGGGCCGAGGAGGCCGCCCACTACTACGTGTCGTTCTTCAAGAACTCGCGGCTCGGCCGGGTCGGCCGCTACACGGAGGCCGGACCGGGGCCGGCCGGTTCGGTGCTGGCGGCCGAGTTCGTGGCCAACGGGCAGCGGTTCGTCGCGCTGAACGGGGGCCCGCAGTTCACGTTCGACGAGGCGATCTCGTTCCAGATCCACTGCGCCGACCAGGAAGAGGTGGACCACTACTGGGACAGGTTCGTCGAGGACGGTGGCGAGGCCGGACCCTGCGGCTGGGTCAAGGACAAGTACGGCCTGTCCTGGCAGGTCGTCCCCTCCCGGCTCATCGACCTGATCAGCGACCCGGACGCGGAGAAGGCCGCGCGCACCACCCAGGCGATGCTCGGGATGTCCAAGCTGGACATCGCCGCCCTGGAGAAGGCGTACGCGGGGGAGTAG